A region from the Phycisphaerae bacterium genome encodes:
- a CDS encoding endo-1,4-beta-xylanase, with the protein MDGSNFGETDRMLAFQVFQEGRAAQSVDLTGAFVIGSDDVPLRAEVAFRDGILQCTKRAAGPAGLALCWDVEGAGRILTETVRLQERKHPYVLQVELARGRLLRVNQKLEDWGLLLEPEANRKLLGPLNQARDLLIKALQADSDEKAAVLGQQSLDRAGQVSELACDYVAEKSLEARRQAVEMPRRPLGCRVPLDQPFDTVRPHIAPAFDFVTVPLSWRDIERDEQTFQWKELDAWVEGLARDRVPIRGSALLSFREGDVPDWLYMWEHDFDTIRDLAFEHVRRVIHRYGQHIQSWDLVSGIHGANCFPFNFEQIMELTRMAAAVVKQTAPRSTGLIEIVEPWGEYYARNQRTIPPLLFADMVVQSGIPFDGFGLRLTFGAARDGMIARDMFQISSLLDAYVKLGRPIHVTAAQVPSKGGGTDGGFWHGPWNEDIQAEWVRRFVTTALSKPMVESVSWHSLVDQSGDVIPSGGLIRSDMVPKRAYQELVELRSKRLSSRRGRRGGL; encoded by the coding sequence GTGGACGGTTCAAACTTCGGCGAAACGGATCGCATGCTGGCATTTCAGGTTTTTCAGGAAGGTCGCGCGGCCCAGTCCGTGGACCTTACCGGTGCGTTCGTGATCGGCAGCGACGACGTTCCCCTGCGCGCCGAGGTCGCGTTTCGCGACGGCATCCTCCAGTGCACGAAGCGAGCCGCTGGGCCGGCAGGACTGGCCCTCTGCTGGGATGTGGAAGGAGCCGGCCGAATCCTGACCGAGACCGTGCGCCTCCAGGAGCGAAAGCATCCGTACGTTCTTCAAGTAGAACTTGCCCGGGGGCGGCTTCTCCGCGTGAACCAGAAACTGGAGGACTGGGGGCTCCTTCTGGAGCCGGAGGCCAACCGGAAACTCCTCGGTCCCCTCAACCAGGCCCGCGACCTGCTCATCAAGGCATTGCAAGCGGATTCGGACGAGAAGGCGGCTGTTCTGGGGCAGCAGTCCCTGGATCGCGCCGGTCAGGTCAGCGAACTAGCCTGCGACTACGTCGCCGAGAAATCGCTGGAGGCCCGGCGACAGGCGGTGGAAATGCCCCGCCGTCCGCTGGGTTGCCGTGTTCCCCTCGACCAGCCGTTCGACACGGTGCGGCCGCATATCGCTCCCGCCTTCGATTTTGTCACGGTTCCGCTCTCCTGGCGCGACATCGAGCGCGACGAGCAGACGTTCCAATGGAAGGAACTGGATGCGTGGGTCGAGGGGCTTGCCCGCGATCGCGTGCCCATACGCGGATCGGCCTTGCTGTCGTTTCGCGAAGGCGACGTTCCCGACTGGCTCTACATGTGGGAGCACGACTTCGATACCATCCGCGATCTCGCTTTCGAGCACGTCCGACGGGTCATTCACCGCTACGGGCAGCATATCCAGTCTTGGGACCTCGTCAGCGGAATCCATGGTGCCAACTGCTTCCCCTTCAACTTCGAGCAGATCATGGAACTAACCCGAATGGCCGCGGCCGTGGTCAAGCAGACTGCGCCACGCAGCACCGGGTTGATCGAAATCGTAGAGCCCTGGGGAGAGTACTACGCACGGAATCAGCGGACGATTCCGCCACTGCTGTTCGCGGACATGGTCGTGCAGAGTGGAATCCCCTTCGACGGATTCGGCTTGCGCCTGACTTTCGGGGCGGCCCGCGATGGCATGATTGCCCGCGACATGTTCCAGATTTCTTCCCTGTTGGATGCCTACGTCAAGCTGGGCAGGCCAATTCACGTAACCGCTGCGCAGGTGCCATCCAAGGGTGGCGGAACAGACGGTGGATTCTGGCACGGGCCTTGGAACGAAGACATTCAGGCCGAGTGGGTCCGGCGATTCGTGACCACGGCCCTGAGCAAGCCCATGGTCGAGTCCGTTTCTTGGCACAGCCTCGTGGATCAATCCGGCGACGTCATACCTTCGGGAGGACTGATTCGCAGCGACATGGTCCCCAAGCGCGCCTACCAGGAACTCGTCGAGCTGCGCTCCAAGCGCCTCTCGTCGCGCCGCGGACGTCGCGGCGGGTTGTGA
- a CDS encoding helix-hairpin-helix domain-containing protein → MNRCDSEAVPDAIRSTTDEASVPAVRRVFLLTLVIFLVGTSWAAWRSIASSHADHGKVAQSIDPNTAPWWELTVLPRIGPSLSRRIVDYREERRTRMESPDVPVFRNVSDLDAVPGIGPVTLKRIGPYLRFPPGA, encoded by the coding sequence ATGAACCGATGCGACAGTGAAGCGGTCCCGGATGCGATCCGATCCACGACTGACGAGGCTTCCGTTCCGGCCGTTCGCCGCGTCTTCTTGCTGACCTTGGTGATCTTTCTTGTCGGCACAAGCTGGGCGGCGTGGCGAAGCATCGCTTCGAGTCACGCCGACCATGGCAAGGTTGCTCAGTCGATCGACCCCAACACGGCGCCATGGTGGGAACTGACGGTCTTGCCGCGCATCGGGCCGAGTCTTTCGCGGCGGATCGTGGACTACCGGGAGGAGCGGCGGACCCGGATGGAAAGTCCCGACGTCCCCGTCTTCCGCAACGTGTCCGATCTGGATGCCGTTCCCGGCATTGGCCCGGTGACCCTGAAACGCATCGGCCCTTATCTGCGGTTTCCTCCGGGCGCCTGA
- a CDS encoding prepilin-type N-terminal cleavage/methylation domain-containing protein, whose amino-acid sequence MPRKGWRTTLGFRLPSRGFTLIELLVVIAIIGLLISILLPALGRARGQAKSTVCLTNLRTIGQGISLYANDNAGVLPPGRLPKVDDCNVTVKIEGGKKYRPTFLAILGSAVGVPAFDDPQTCNDDVDRFGESGGRQNYSSNVYVCPAVSDWRDERNGAYGWNYQFLGNSRLRDENRLRSYKNWPVPLSRIGFTSSTVAAGDSMGTAASFPLRKRGQYEDNARDVDRYGNEGFNLDPPRVDDQRGEMADLDHSPPARSAVHPRHGDKGSVLWVDGHAGGQTLESLGYDVAEDGIIGFEGNNKMWSGLGRDVAWTVDGIQ is encoded by the coding sequence TTGCCAAGGAAGGGCTGGAGAACAACACTGGGCTTCCGACTGCCGTCCCGGGGTTTCACGCTCATCGAGCTGCTCGTGGTCATTGCGATCATCGGTCTGCTCATCAGTATCCTGCTGCCGGCGCTGGGGCGGGCACGCGGGCAGGCCAAATCGACGGTGTGCCTGACGAACCTGCGAACAATCGGGCAGGGCATTTCCCTCTACGCCAACGACAACGCCGGCGTGCTTCCACCCGGCCGCTTGCCCAAGGTCGATGACTGCAACGTGACCGTGAAGATCGAGGGCGGCAAGAAATACCGCCCCACGTTCCTGGCGATCCTCGGCAGCGCCGTCGGGGTCCCGGCATTTGACGATCCCCAAACCTGCAACGATGACGTGGACCGCTTCGGCGAGAGCGGCGGCCGCCAGAACTATAGCAGCAATGTGTACGTGTGCCCGGCCGTCTCCGACTGGCGAGACGAGCGTAATGGCGCTTACGGCTGGAATTACCAGTTCCTGGGCAACTCGCGTCTTCGCGATGAGAACCGCCTCCGATCCTACAAGAACTGGCCCGTGCCGCTTTCGCGCATTGGTTTCACCAGTTCCACCGTGGCCGCCGGTGACAGCATGGGAACCGCCGCGTCGTTCCCGCTGCGCAAGCGGGGGCAATACGAGGACAACGCCCGCGATGTCGATCGCTACGGGAACGAAGGCTTCAATCTCGATCCACCCCGGGTGGATGATCAGCGCGGCGAAATGGCCGACCTGGATCACAGCCCACCGGCTCGATCGGCCGTTCACCCCCGGCATGGCGACAAGGGCAGCGTGCTCTGGGTGGACGGACACGCCGGCGGTCAGACACTGGAATCGCTGGGGTACGACGTAGCCGAGGACGGGATCATCGGGTTCGAGGGCAACAACAAGATGTGGTCGGGCTTGGGCCGAGACGTCGCCTGGACCGTCGACGGAATCCAGTAG
- a CDS encoding thioredoxin domain-containing protein: protein MRMTRSLTNWTVAGAIIAAVTTSASAQTGKADSNVAAVVGGEKITYAELDTHIAKTNAKLAQDLYSARKDALDDLILETLLKPEAKAKNVPVDTYVEQRIAEKAGDITDAEVEAFYNQNQARMGGRTLEQIAGQIRQYLQTQRQGSAKNALLAEVKANASVRVNLEPPRLQVAVGPNDPVKGPSDAPVTIVEFSDFQCPFCSRVGPTLKQIEDTYGDKVRISFRDFILPMHNRAMPAALAAQCANEQGKFWDYHDKLFGNQRALEDENLKSYAQDIGLDMNKFNECYNSKEYQSEIEKDMSRGRELGVTGTPAFFINGRFLSGAQPFDAFKAIINEELERTQ, encoded by the coding sequence ATGCGAATGACCCGAAGTCTGACGAACTGGACAGTCGCCGGAGCGATCATCGCGGCCGTGACGACGAGTGCCTCGGCTCAAACGGGGAAAGCAGATTCGAACGTGGCCGCTGTGGTCGGCGGCGAGAAGATTACGTATGCAGAGCTTGATACACACATCGCGAAGACCAACGCCAAGCTCGCCCAGGATCTGTACAGCGCCCGCAAGGATGCGTTGGACGACCTGATCCTGGAGACGCTGCTCAAGCCGGAAGCGAAGGCGAAGAACGTGCCGGTCGATACGTATGTCGAGCAGCGCATCGCGGAGAAGGCCGGCGATATCACCGACGCCGAGGTGGAGGCGTTCTACAACCAGAACCAGGCCCGAATGGGCGGGCGCACGCTGGAGCAGATCGCGGGCCAGATCCGCCAGTATCTCCAGACGCAGCGACAGGGTTCCGCGAAGAACGCGCTGCTGGCGGAGGTCAAGGCCAATGCGAGCGTTCGCGTGAATCTCGAGCCGCCCCGCCTCCAGGTGGCCGTGGGTCCGAACGACCCCGTCAAGGGCCCCAGCGACGCACCGGTCACCATCGTGGAATTTTCCGACTTCCAGTGCCCATTCTGTTCGCGCGTCGGTCCTACGCTCAAGCAGATTGAGGATACGTACGGCGACAAGGTCCGGATCTCCTTCCGCGATTTCATTCTGCCCATGCACAACCGGGCCATGCCCGCGGCGCTTGCCGCCCAGTGCGCCAACGAGCAGGGCAAATTCTGGGATTACCACGACAAGCTCTTTGGCAATCAGCGGGCGCTCGAGGATGAGAATCTCAAGAGCTACGCACAGGACATCGGTCTGGACATGAACAAGTTCAACGAGTGCTATAACTCGAAGGAATATCAGTCCGAGATCGAGAAGGACATGTCTCGGGGCCGGGAACTGGGCGTGACGGGTACGCCGGCGTTCTTCATCAACGGCCGGTTTCTTTCCGGAGCGCAGCCGTTCGATGCGTTCAAGGCCATCATCAATGAAGAACTGGAGCGAACGCAGTAG
- a CDS encoding SurA N-terminal domain-containing protein, producing MQEVRRLLTRTVFVGLLVATSTTAAWGLSGNADPNVAAVVGGEKITYAELDTHIAKTNAKLAQDLYNARKDALDDVILETLLKPEAKAKGVPVEAYVEQRIAEKAGDITDAEVEAFYNQNQARMGGRTLEQIAGQIRQYLQTQRQGSAKSALLAELKANTNVRVNLEPPRLQVAVGPNDPTRGPKDAPVTIVEFSEFQ from the coding sequence ATGCAAGAAGTTCGACGGTTATTGACCCGGACGGTTTTCGTGGGGTTGCTCGTGGCAACCTCAACGACCGCCGCCTGGGGTCTATCGGGGAATGCAGACCCGAACGTGGCCGCTGTGGTCGGCGGCGAGAAGATTACGTATGCAGAGCTTGATACACATATCGCGAAGACCAACGCCAAGCTCGCCCAGGATCTGTACAACGCCCGCAAGGATGCGTTGGACGACGTGATCCTGGAGACGCTGCTCAAACCGGAAGCAAAGGCGAAGGGCGTGCCGGTCGAGGCCTATGTCGAGCAGCGCATTGCGGAGAAGGCCGGCGATATCACCGACGCCGAGGTGGAGGCGTTCTACAACCAGAACCAGGCTCGAATGGGCGGGCGCACACTGGAGCAGATTGCGGGCCAGATCCGCCAGTACCTCCAGACGCAGCGGCAGGGTTCGGCCAAGAGCGCGCTGTTGGCGGAGCTCAAGGCCAATACGAACGTGCGTGTGAATCTCGAGCCGCCTCGTCTTCAGGTTGCGGTCGGCCCCAATGACCCGACGAGAGGACCTAAGGACGCACCGGTCACCATCGTCGAGTTTTCGGAGTTTCAGTGA